One part of the Dioscorea cayenensis subsp. rotundata cultivar TDr96_F1 chromosome 2, TDr96_F1_v2_PseudoChromosome.rev07_lg8_w22 25.fasta, whole genome shotgun sequence genome encodes these proteins:
- the LOC120276531 gene encoding phosphomannomutase/phosphoglucomutase isoform X3 has translation MGQDLYESPLVMILEFLHRHCRMLFLVGLRVLDLMLFNMVWMLILKVHNLELRYWRKLYMFLLCSLASTPAMFNSTLTEDEDVFCPVDGSIMITASHLPYNRNGLKFFTNAGGLGKADIKDILERAAIIYDNFSNDALKESELAVSAAVRKADYMNIYTANLVEAVRRAAGNIEKPLEGFHIVVDAGNGAGGFFMGKVLEPLGAVTSGSQFLEPDGLFPNHIPNPEDKAAMRALTQAVLENKADLGIIFDTDVDRSAAVDSSGREFNRNRLIALMSAIVLEEHPGTTIVTDSVTSDGLTAFIENKLGGKHHRFKRGYKNVIDEAIRLNFVGEESHLAIETSGHGALKENHWLDDGAYLMVKVLNKLASARVSGSGCGSKVLTDMVDGLEEAEVAVELRLKIDQNHADLKGGSFRDYGEAVLKHLENMITSDSKLNRAPVNYEGVRVSGHGGWFLLRLSLHDPVLPLNIEAPSLEEAVKLGLAVLAAVKEFAALDTSALDKFVQGL, from the exons ATGGGTCAAGACCTCTACGAGTCTCCATTGGTCATGATTCTCGAATTTCTGCACAGACATTGCAG GATGCTGTTTCTCGTGGGCTTGCGGGTGCTGGATTTGATGTTATTCAATATGG TTTGGATGCTTATCCTAAAAGTACATAATTTGGAGCTGAGGTATTGGCGAAAGTTATACATGTTTCTCTTATGTAGTTTGGCTTCCACTCCAGCAATGTTCAATAGCACTCTTACAGAGGATGAAGATGTTTTTTGCCCTGTGGATGGATCCATAATGATAACAG CCAGTCATCTCCCTTACAATCGCAATGGGTTAAAGTTTTTCACTAATGCGGGGGGCCTTGGAAAAGCTGATATTAAAGATATATTAGAGCGTGCTGCAATTATATATGACAATTTCTCTAATGATGCTTTAAAGGAGTCAGAGCTAGCCGTGTCTGCTGCTGTTAGAAAGGCAGACTATATGAACATATATACAGCTAACCTGGTAGAAGCAGTTCGTAGGGCTGCGGGAAATATAG AGAAACCATTGGAGGGGTTTCATATTGTTGTCGATGCTGGAAATGGAGCTGGTGGATTCTTTATG GGAAAGGTTCTTGAGCCTTTAGGTGCGGTTACCTCTGGAAGTCAGTTCCTGGAGCCTGATG GCTTATTTCCAAATCATATACCAAATCCTGAAGATAAAGCTGCAATGAGAGCTTTAACACAGGCAGTTCTTGAGAATAAAGCTGATTTAGGCATCATCTTTGATACAGATGTTGACAG ATCTGCTGCTGTAGATTCCAGTGGTCGGGAGTTTAACCGCAATAGATTGATTGCCTTGATGTCTGCTATTGTTCTTGAGGAA CACCCTGGAACAACTATTGTAACAGATAGCGTGACTTCAGATGGCTTGACTGCATTCATTGAAAATAAGCTTG GGGGGAAGCATCACAGGTTCAAAAGAGGCTACAAGAATGTTATTGACGAAGCGATTCGTTTA AATTTTGTTGGTGAAGAGTCTCATTTAGCTATTGAAACCAGTGGCCATGGAGCTCTGAAGGAGAACCATTGGCTTGATGATGGAGCCTACCTTATG GTTAAAGTGCTGAATAAACTTGCTTCTGCAAGAGTTTCAGGTTCGGGTTGTGGCAGTAAAGTTTTGACTGATATGGTTGATGGATTGGAGGAAGCTGAAGTGGCAGTGGAATTGAGGCTGAAGATTGATCAGAACCATGCAGATCTCAAAGGAGG ATCTTTTCGGGACTATGGAGAGGCGGTACTGAAACACTTGGAGAACATGATTACTTCAGATTCAAAATTGAACAGGGCACCTGTCAACTATGAAGGG GTTAGAGTGTCGGGTCATGGTGGATGGTTCCTGCTAAGGCTTTCTCTGCATGATCCTGTTCTTCCATTGAACATTGAG GCACCAAGTTTAGAGGAAGCGGTTAAACTGGGGCTTGCCGTGTTGGCTGCTGTAAAAGAATTCGCTGCTCTAGACACATCAGCACTGGACAAATTTGTTCAAGGCTTATGA
- the LOC120276358 gene encoding serine/threonine-protein phosphatase 6 regulatory subunit 3-like, with translation MFWRIPNFAASSPVENILDKETFTLEELLDEEDIIQECKALNTRLINFLRDRTQVAQLLQYIIEDAPEDAENRRIFKFPFIACEIFTCEIDVILKSLVEDEELMDMLFSFLEPNRPHSSLLAGYFSKVVICLMLRKTMSLMNYVQNREGIFRRLVDLIGITSIMEVLVRLVNADNMYPNYMDVMQWLADSDLLEMVVDKLNPSMSPEVHANTAEVLWAIIRNAPSALASKLTSPCFIAKIFSHGLEDPLSKSALVHALSVCISFLDPKRASPTVTHSIRSQHVYEQCTDVNAETVSAMLTKLGDLLKILNVSCEENILPTTYGELRPPFGKHRLKIVEFVSVLLGTGDQRAENQLISCSAIQRILDLFFDYPFNNALHHHVESIIVSCLESKNAAIVDHLFRDCNLVQKFLEADKNPVLCCDANVLTSPTASRQPPRAGYIGHITRIANKIVQLSNNNEHIWAYLKDDSEWMNWQNVLSERNAVENVYKWACGRPTAMQDRRDNDEDEIYDRDYDVTALANNLSQAFRYCVYENDDTNEVHGSNDQDDEDEYFDDDSAEVVISSLRLGDDQERCLFTNSNWFAFQDEKISEEPVSTSALDRLEEIDLNGTESHNSSKGEVLMSGNGLPSLPSMNGLTCPDVPGAGAPVDLEPFQFETRGNDDLFNDANVPDWVGWCGPSDILVDGPTEDCSFPADTVVSVTNGSPMSISESSAEGETGEPDALLFEDDAEFVGVEMEGTVRIDEHVIEGGINGTAATNSRSQLPELRKNEAAGIMEFNDLNRWRVEPEVGVVQE, from the exons GTGGAGAATATTCTGGACAAGGAAACTTTCACTTTGGAAGAACTTCTAGATGAAGAAGATATAATCCAAGAATGCAAAGCTCTAAATACCCGTCTTATAAATTT CCTCAGAGATAGAACTCAGGTAGCACAGTTACTTCagtacatcattgaagatgctCCTGAAGATGCTGAAAACAGGAGAATTTTCAA GTTTCCCTTCATTGCCTGCGAGATTTTTACTTGTGAAATTGATGTGATTCTCAAGTCCTTGGTAGAGGATGAGGAG CTGATGGACATGCTTTTCTCCTTTTTGGAACCTAATCGTCCTCATAGTTCCTTGTTGGCTGGGTACTTTAGCAAG GTTGTCATTTGCCTGATGTTACGGAAGACAATGTCACTCATGAATTATGTTCAA AACCGTGAAGGTATATTCCGCCGGCTGGTTGATCTGATAGGCATTACATCTATCATGGAG GTTTTGGTTCGTCTTGTTAATGCAGATAACATGTATCCAAATTATATGGATGTCATGCAATGGCTAGCTGATAGTGATCTTCTAGAGATGGTTGTCGATAAGCTGAACCCATCT ATGTCGCCTGAAGTTCATGCTAACACTGCAGAGGTGCTATGGGCAATTATTCGAAATGCGCCTTCGGCGTTAGCCAGCAAACTTACCAGCCCTTG CTTTATCGCAAAGATATTTAGCCATGGCCTGGAAGATCCACTTTCTAAATCAGCTCTTGTTCATGCACTTTCTGTGTGCATCTCTTTCTTGGATCCAAAAAGAGCATCTCCAACTGTAACTCATTCAATTAGAAGTCAACATGTATATGAACAATGTACTGATGTAAATGCTGAGACTGTTAGCGCCATGCTGACTAAGTTGG GTGACttacttaaaattttgaatgtATCATGTGAGGAGAATATCCTTCCCACTACCTATGGTGAATTACGACCTCCATTTGGGAAGCATCGTTTAAAA ATCGTGGAGTTTGTATCTGTGTTGCTGGGAACTGGTGATCAACGTGCTGAAAATCAATTAATCAGCTGCAGTGCCATCCAAAGAATCCTAGATCTCTTTTTTGA TTACCCATTTAATAACGCATTGCACCATCATGTGGAGAGTATAATAGTTTCATGCCTTGAGAGCAAGAATGCTGCCATAGTTGATCATCTGTTTCGTGACTGCAATTTGGTTCAGAAATTCCTAGAGGCAGACAAAAATCCTGTTCTTTGCTGTGATGCAAATGTG CTGACATCGCCTACTGCCTCTAGGCAGCCACCTCGAGCTGGCTACATTGGACACATCACACGGATAGCTAATAAGATTGTTCAATTAAGCAATAATAATGAGCATATCTGGGCATACCTAAAG GACGACAGTGAATGGATGAATTGGCAAAATGTTCTTTCTGAGCGGAATGCTGTGGAAAATGTTTATAAATGGGCTTGTGG TCGCCCGACTGCCATGCAAGACAGAAGGGACAATGACGAAGATGAAATCTATGATAGAGACTATGATGTGACAGCCTTGGCAAATAATTTAAGCCAGGCATTTAGATATTGTGTCTATGAAAATGATGATACAAACGAG GTACACGGATCAAATGATCAAGATGATGAG GATGAATACTTTGATGATGATTCTGCTGAAGTTGTCATTTCTTCTTTGAGGCTTGGAGATGATCAAGAGAG GTGTCTTTTTACAAATTCCAATTGGTTTGCGTTCCAAGATGAGAAGATTTCTGAGGAACCTGTGAGCACTTCTGCACTTGACAGGTTGGAAGAGATTGATCTTAATGGAACTGAAAGCCACAACAGTAGTAAAGGAGAGGTGCTAATGAGTGGCAATGGCTTGCCTAGCCTTCCAAGCATGAATGGGTTGACATGTCCTGATGTCCCAGGGGCAGGTGCTCCTGTTGACTTGGAACCTTTTCAATTTGAGACAAGAGGCAATGATGATCTATTCAATGATGCCAATGTGCCTGACTGGGTTGGATGGTGTGGGCCATCAGATATTCTTGTGGATGGGCCTACTGAAGATTGTTCTTTTCCAGCAGATACTGTAGTTTCTGTTACCAACGGAAGTCCTATGAGCATTTCTGAGTCCAGTGCGGAAGGGGAAACTGGTGAGCCAGATGCTTTGTTATTTGAAGATGATGCTGAATTTGTAGGTGTTGAAATGGAAGGAACAGTAAGGATAGATGAACATGTAATAGAAGGTGGTATTAACGGAACTGCAGCAACCAACAGCCGTTCACAGCTACCTGAGTTGCGAAAAAATGAAGCTGCTGGAATAATGGAATTCAATGATCTGAACCGTTGGAGGGTGGAACCTGAGGTTGGTGTGGTTCAGGAGTAA
- the LOC120276531 gene encoding phosphomannomutase/phosphoglucomutase isoform X4, translated as MEAISGKTVQNVFRTQDCQPNRQLETCHRRECCSFGRRSTYPLFWSKLACAGISAMQLYTLRTHQISLGKRACVYCNAVQFVSAASAFEKVDFQKLQNGSDIRGVAVAGVEGEPVSLTERVAEAIAAAFAAWLCDRKKSDGSRPLRVSIGHDSRISAQTLQDAVSRGLAGAGFDVIQYGLASTPAMFNSTLTEDEDVFCPVDGSIMITASHLPYNRNGLKFFTNAGGLGKADIKDILERAAIIYDNFSNDALKESELAVSAAVRKADYMNIYTANLVEAVRRAAGNIEKPLEGFHIVVDAGNGAGGFFMGKVLEPLGAVTSGSQFLEPDGLFPNHIPNPEDKAAMRALTQAVLENKADLGIIFDTDVDRSAAVDSSGREFNRNRLIALMSAIVLEEHPGTTIVTDSVTSDGLTAFIENKLGGKHHRFKRGYKNVIDEAIRLNFVGEESHLAIETSGHGALKENHWLDDGAYLMVKVLNKLASARVSGSGCGSKVLTDMVDGLEEAEVAVELRLKIDQNHADLKGGSFRDYGEAVLKHLENMITSDSKLNRAPVNYEGVRVSGHGGWFLLRLSLHDPVLPLNIEAPSLEEAVKLGLAVLAAVKEFAALDTSALDKFVQGL; from the exons ATGGAAG CAATATCAGGGAAGACTGTTCAAAATGTGTTCCGAACTCAGGATTGCCAGCCAAACCGGCAATTGGAAACTTGTCATCGCAGGGAATGTTGTTCCTTTGGCAGAAGGAGCACATATCCCTTGTTTTGGTCTAAGTTAGCATGTGCTGGCATATCAGCAATGCAACTATACACCTTACGGACACACCAAATCAGCCTTGGGAAACGAGCATGTGTCTATTGCAATG CTGTTCAATTTGTGAGCGCTGCTTCAGCCTTTGAGAAGGTTGATTTTCAGAAGCTTCAAAATGGCAG TGATATTCGAGGTGTTGCCGTTGCTGGTGTTGAGGGGGAACCTGTAAGTCTTACAGAACGTGTTGCAGAGGCCATTGCTGCTGCTTTTGCTGCTTGGTTATGTGATAGAAAGAAATCAGATGGGTCAAGACCTCTACGAGTCTCCATTGGTCATGATTCTCGAATTTCTGCACAGACATTGCAG GATGCTGTTTCTCGTGGGCTTGCGGGTGCTGGATTTGATGTTATTCAATATGG TTTGGCTTCCACTCCAGCAATGTTCAATAGCACTCTTACAGAGGATGAAGATGTTTTTTGCCCTGTGGATGGATCCATAATGATAACAG CCAGTCATCTCCCTTACAATCGCAATGGGTTAAAGTTTTTCACTAATGCGGGGGGCCTTGGAAAAGCTGATATTAAAGATATATTAGAGCGTGCTGCAATTATATATGACAATTTCTCTAATGATGCTTTAAAGGAGTCAGAGCTAGCCGTGTCTGCTGCTGTTAGAAAGGCAGACTATATGAACATATATACAGCTAACCTGGTAGAAGCAGTTCGTAGGGCTGCGGGAAATATAG AGAAACCATTGGAGGGGTTTCATATTGTTGTCGATGCTGGAAATGGAGCTGGTGGATTCTTTATG GGAAAGGTTCTTGAGCCTTTAGGTGCGGTTACCTCTGGAAGTCAGTTCCTGGAGCCTGATG GCTTATTTCCAAATCATATACCAAATCCTGAAGATAAAGCTGCAATGAGAGCTTTAACACAGGCAGTTCTTGAGAATAAAGCTGATTTAGGCATCATCTTTGATACAGATGTTGACAG ATCTGCTGCTGTAGATTCCAGTGGTCGGGAGTTTAACCGCAATAGATTGATTGCCTTGATGTCTGCTATTGTTCTTGAGGAA CACCCTGGAACAACTATTGTAACAGATAGCGTGACTTCAGATGGCTTGACTGCATTCATTGAAAATAAGCTTG GGGGGAAGCATCACAGGTTCAAAAGAGGCTACAAGAATGTTATTGACGAAGCGATTCGTTTA AATTTTGTTGGTGAAGAGTCTCATTTAGCTATTGAAACCAGTGGCCATGGAGCTCTGAAGGAGAACCATTGGCTTGATGATGGAGCCTACCTTATG GTTAAAGTGCTGAATAAACTTGCTTCTGCAAGAGTTTCAGGTTCGGGTTGTGGCAGTAAAGTTTTGACTGATATGGTTGATGGATTGGAGGAAGCTGAAGTGGCAGTGGAATTGAGGCTGAAGATTGATCAGAACCATGCAGATCTCAAAGGAGG ATCTTTTCGGGACTATGGAGAGGCGGTACTGAAACACTTGGAGAACATGATTACTTCAGATTCAAAATTGAACAGGGCACCTGTCAACTATGAAGGG GTTAGAGTGTCGGGTCATGGTGGATGGTTCCTGCTAAGGCTTTCTCTGCATGATCCTGTTCTTCCATTGAACATTGAG GCACCAAGTTTAGAGGAAGCGGTTAAACTGGGGCTTGCCGTGTTGGCTGCTGTAAAAGAATTCGCTGCTCTAGACACATCAGCACTGGACAAATTTGTTCAAGGCTTATGA
- the LOC120276531 gene encoding phosphomannomutase/phosphoglucomutase isoform X1 — MCWHISNATIHLTDTPNQPWETSMCLLQWSVLDSHYTAVQFVSAASAFEKVDFQKLQNGSDIRGVAVAGVEGEPVSLTERVAEAIAAAFAAWLCDRKKSDGSRPLRVSIGHDSRISAQTLQDAVSRGLAGAGFDVIQYGLASTPAMFNSTLTEDEDVFCPVDGSIMITASHLPYNRNGLKFFTNAGGLGKADIKDILERAAIIYDNFSNDALKESELAVSAAVRKADYMNIYTANLVEAVRRAAGNIEKPLEGFHIVVDAGNGAGGFFMGKVLEPLGAVTSGSQFLEPDGLFPNHIPNPEDKAAMRALTQAVLENKADLGIIFDTDVDRSAAVDSSGREFNRNRLIALMSAIVLEEHPGTTIVTDSVTSDGLTAFIENKLGGKHHRFKRGYKNVIDEAIRLNFVGEESHLAIETSGHGALKENHWLDDGAYLMVKVLNKLASARVSGSGCGSKVLTDMVDGLEEAEVAVELRLKIDQNHADLKGGSFRDYGEAVLKHLENMITSDSKLNRAPVNYEGVRVSGHGGWFLLRLSLHDPVLPLNIEAPSLEEAVKLGLAVLAAVKEFAALDTSALDKFVQGL; from the exons ATGTGCTGGCATATCAGCAATGCAACTATACACCTTACGGACACACCAAATCAGCCTTGGGAAACGAGCATGTGTCTATTGCAATGGTCTGTTCTAGATTCTCATTATACAG CTGTTCAATTTGTGAGCGCTGCTTCAGCCTTTGAGAAGGTTGATTTTCAGAAGCTTCAAAATGGCAG TGATATTCGAGGTGTTGCCGTTGCTGGTGTTGAGGGGGAACCTGTAAGTCTTACAGAACGTGTTGCAGAGGCCATTGCTGCTGCTTTTGCTGCTTGGTTATGTGATAGAAAGAAATCAGATGGGTCAAGACCTCTACGAGTCTCCATTGGTCATGATTCTCGAATTTCTGCACAGACATTGCAG GATGCTGTTTCTCGTGGGCTTGCGGGTGCTGGATTTGATGTTATTCAATATGG TTTGGCTTCCACTCCAGCAATGTTCAATAGCACTCTTACAGAGGATGAAGATGTTTTTTGCCCTGTGGATGGATCCATAATGATAACAG CCAGTCATCTCCCTTACAATCGCAATGGGTTAAAGTTTTTCACTAATGCGGGGGGCCTTGGAAAAGCTGATATTAAAGATATATTAGAGCGTGCTGCAATTATATATGACAATTTCTCTAATGATGCTTTAAAGGAGTCAGAGCTAGCCGTGTCTGCTGCTGTTAGAAAGGCAGACTATATGAACATATATACAGCTAACCTGGTAGAAGCAGTTCGTAGGGCTGCGGGAAATATAG AGAAACCATTGGAGGGGTTTCATATTGTTGTCGATGCTGGAAATGGAGCTGGTGGATTCTTTATG GGAAAGGTTCTTGAGCCTTTAGGTGCGGTTACCTCTGGAAGTCAGTTCCTGGAGCCTGATG GCTTATTTCCAAATCATATACCAAATCCTGAAGATAAAGCTGCAATGAGAGCTTTAACACAGGCAGTTCTTGAGAATAAAGCTGATTTAGGCATCATCTTTGATACAGATGTTGACAG ATCTGCTGCTGTAGATTCCAGTGGTCGGGAGTTTAACCGCAATAGATTGATTGCCTTGATGTCTGCTATTGTTCTTGAGGAA CACCCTGGAACAACTATTGTAACAGATAGCGTGACTTCAGATGGCTTGACTGCATTCATTGAAAATAAGCTTG GGGGGAAGCATCACAGGTTCAAAAGAGGCTACAAGAATGTTATTGACGAAGCGATTCGTTTA AATTTTGTTGGTGAAGAGTCTCATTTAGCTATTGAAACCAGTGGCCATGGAGCTCTGAAGGAGAACCATTGGCTTGATGATGGAGCCTACCTTATG GTTAAAGTGCTGAATAAACTTGCTTCTGCAAGAGTTTCAGGTTCGGGTTGTGGCAGTAAAGTTTTGACTGATATGGTTGATGGATTGGAGGAAGCTGAAGTGGCAGTGGAATTGAGGCTGAAGATTGATCAGAACCATGCAGATCTCAAAGGAGG ATCTTTTCGGGACTATGGAGAGGCGGTACTGAAACACTTGGAGAACATGATTACTTCAGATTCAAAATTGAACAGGGCACCTGTCAACTATGAAGGG GTTAGAGTGTCGGGTCATGGTGGATGGTTCCTGCTAAGGCTTTCTCTGCATGATCCTGTTCTTCCATTGAACATTGAG GCACCAAGTTTAGAGGAAGCGGTTAAACTGGGGCTTGCCGTGTTGGCTGCTGTAAAAGAATTCGCTGCTCTAGACACATCAGCACTGGACAAATTTGTTCAAGGCTTATGA
- the LOC120276531 gene encoding phosphomannomutase/phosphoglucomutase isoform X2: MEAVQFVSAASAFEKVDFQKLQNGSDIRGVAVAGVEGEPVSLTERVAEAIAAAFAAWLCDRKKSDGSRPLRVSIGHDSRISAQTLQDAVSRGLAGAGFDVIQYGLASTPAMFNSTLTEDEDVFCPVDGSIMITASHLPYNRNGLKFFTNAGGLGKADIKDILERAAIIYDNFSNDALKESELAVSAAVRKADYMNIYTANLVEAVRRAAGNIEKPLEGFHIVVDAGNGAGGFFMGKVLEPLGAVTSGSQFLEPDGLFPNHIPNPEDKAAMRALTQAVLENKADLGIIFDTDVDRSAAVDSSGREFNRNRLIALMSAIVLEEHPGTTIVTDSVTSDGLTAFIENKLGGKHHRFKRGYKNVIDEAIRLNFVGEESHLAIETSGHGALKENHWLDDGAYLMVKVLNKLASARVSGSGCGSKVLTDMVDGLEEAEVAVELRLKIDQNHADLKGGSFRDYGEAVLKHLENMITSDSKLNRAPVNYEGVRVSGHGGWFLLRLSLHDPVLPLNIEAPSLEEAVKLGLAVLAAVKEFAALDTSALDKFVQGL, from the exons ATGGAAG CTGTTCAATTTGTGAGCGCTGCTTCAGCCTTTGAGAAGGTTGATTTTCAGAAGCTTCAAAATGGCAG TGATATTCGAGGTGTTGCCGTTGCTGGTGTTGAGGGGGAACCTGTAAGTCTTACAGAACGTGTTGCAGAGGCCATTGCTGCTGCTTTTGCTGCTTGGTTATGTGATAGAAAGAAATCAGATGGGTCAAGACCTCTACGAGTCTCCATTGGTCATGATTCTCGAATTTCTGCACAGACATTGCAG GATGCTGTTTCTCGTGGGCTTGCGGGTGCTGGATTTGATGTTATTCAATATGG TTTGGCTTCCACTCCAGCAATGTTCAATAGCACTCTTACAGAGGATGAAGATGTTTTTTGCCCTGTGGATGGATCCATAATGATAACAG CCAGTCATCTCCCTTACAATCGCAATGGGTTAAAGTTTTTCACTAATGCGGGGGGCCTTGGAAAAGCTGATATTAAAGATATATTAGAGCGTGCTGCAATTATATATGACAATTTCTCTAATGATGCTTTAAAGGAGTCAGAGCTAGCCGTGTCTGCTGCTGTTAGAAAGGCAGACTATATGAACATATATACAGCTAACCTGGTAGAAGCAGTTCGTAGGGCTGCGGGAAATATAG AGAAACCATTGGAGGGGTTTCATATTGTTGTCGATGCTGGAAATGGAGCTGGTGGATTCTTTATG GGAAAGGTTCTTGAGCCTTTAGGTGCGGTTACCTCTGGAAGTCAGTTCCTGGAGCCTGATG GCTTATTTCCAAATCATATACCAAATCCTGAAGATAAAGCTGCAATGAGAGCTTTAACACAGGCAGTTCTTGAGAATAAAGCTGATTTAGGCATCATCTTTGATACAGATGTTGACAG ATCTGCTGCTGTAGATTCCAGTGGTCGGGAGTTTAACCGCAATAGATTGATTGCCTTGATGTCTGCTATTGTTCTTGAGGAA CACCCTGGAACAACTATTGTAACAGATAGCGTGACTTCAGATGGCTTGACTGCATTCATTGAAAATAAGCTTG GGGGGAAGCATCACAGGTTCAAAAGAGGCTACAAGAATGTTATTGACGAAGCGATTCGTTTA AATTTTGTTGGTGAAGAGTCTCATTTAGCTATTGAAACCAGTGGCCATGGAGCTCTGAAGGAGAACCATTGGCTTGATGATGGAGCCTACCTTATG GTTAAAGTGCTGAATAAACTTGCTTCTGCAAGAGTTTCAGGTTCGGGTTGTGGCAGTAAAGTTTTGACTGATATGGTTGATGGATTGGAGGAAGCTGAAGTGGCAGTGGAATTGAGGCTGAAGATTGATCAGAACCATGCAGATCTCAAAGGAGG ATCTTTTCGGGACTATGGAGAGGCGGTACTGAAACACTTGGAGAACATGATTACTTCAGATTCAAAATTGAACAGGGCACCTGTCAACTATGAAGGG GTTAGAGTGTCGGGTCATGGTGGATGGTTCCTGCTAAGGCTTTCTCTGCATGATCCTGTTCTTCCATTGAACATTGAG GCACCAAGTTTAGAGGAAGCGGTTAAACTGGGGCTTGCCGTGTTGGCTGCTGTAAAAGAATTCGCTGCTCTAGACACATCAGCACTGGACAAATTTGTTCAAGGCTTATGA